The genomic DNA GCATCCATACAATCGCTACAGAACCACGCACTTCCtgcccttcatcttttttaacccccccttcttcatgcTCTCTCTAATAGCGGCGTCGAACACCTCTCCTACTCCCATCCCAGCCTTTGCTGAGCACTCCATATACCGTCTGGCTCCAATCTCCTTTGCTATTCGTTCACCTTCTGAAGCACTGATTGGTGTTGTGCCTTGAGCAGCCATAAGGGAGACGGTCTGTTGGTCTTCGCGGAGATCGGTTTTAGTGCAAACTAAGATGAGGGGGACATTTTCGCAGAAATGGGCCATTTCTGGATACCACTTTACCAGCCAGCTCAGCCTCCTGTACCACTTTATATCTGACCACAAATTGTTAGACTTACCTTATCTTGCACGTTCAACAAGCTTGGTCGATGGTTGCAGGCGAATACTATTAGGATCACATCTGTGTCGTTATAACTTAATGGTCGCAGTCTGTCAAAGTCCTCCTGTCCTGCTGTATCCCAAAGAGCCAGTTCAATGATTTTGGAAGGGTCGGTAGGGGAAGGAACGGTGGTCATGAGATTCTCAAAAACGGTTGGGACGTATTCTTCAGGAAAACGATTCT from Cryptococcus neoformans var. neoformans JEC21 chromosome 7 sequence includes the following:
- a CDS encoding signal transducer, putative, whose protein sequence is MSTYDSAPMRRPDIKKKLVVVGDGGCGKTCLLTVYAENRFPEEYVPTVFENLMTTVPSPTDPSKIIELALWDTAGQEDFDRLRPLSYNDTDVILIVFACNHRPSLLNVQDKWYPEMAHFCENVPLILVCTKTDLREDQQTVSLMAAQGTTPISASEGERIAKEIGARRYMECSAKAGMGVGEVFDAAIRESMKKGGLKKMKGRKCVVL